The following are encoded together in the Eptesicus fuscus isolate TK198812 chromosome 16, DD_ASM_mEF_20220401, whole genome shotgun sequence genome:
- the KLF11 gene encoding Krueppel-like factor 11 isoform X2, whose product MHTPTSTGPGEARAVDIVDMCESILERKRRDSERSACSLLELNDIEAVEALVCMSSWGQRSQPGDPWKIRPLTPVSDSGDVTTPALVGGAAPELPKDFPALSTLCMTPPQSPDLTEPLTRTPVPSQAPDAKAAGALSRREERSLQGLKPELPEPASGAPCRAVVASATPHALGSPAPGHIPATPTPDHRGGAAPLRGRGGALQDAHLGDPSLTLNSGPCPPPSKKPGAPGPPHQGQQAGQPVAVPPYSPKNYENDLPGSTPPLTSVPAPSPPVLCHMIPVTGQRGMLPAFLKAPPPVSAGTVTPILPQAAPGPPPVLMGPPVPQGAVMLVLPQGALPQPASCSPAGVLAAGSTRLLPLAPAPVFLATSHSGAAQVDFSRRRNYVCNFPGCRKTYFKSSHLKAHLRTHTGEKPFRCSWDGCDKKFARSDELSRHHRTHTGEKKFACPACDRRFMRSDHLTKHARRHVTTKKPPGWQAEVGKLSRIASAEKPGSPLVSRPASA is encoded by the exons ATGCACACGCCGACCTCCACGGGTCCCGGCGAGGCGCGCGCG GTCGACATCGTGGACATGTGCGAGTCCATCCTGGAGAGGAAGCGGCGTGACAGCGAGCGGTCTGCGTGCAGCCTCTTGGAGCTGAATGACATCGAAGCTGTCGAGGCTCTTGTTTGCATGAGCTCCTGGGGTCAAAGGTCCCAGCCCGGCGACCCGTGGAAGATCAGACCCCTCACGCCCGTGTCTGACTCTGGGGATGTCACCACCCCCGCGCTGGTGGGCGGAGCCGCACCCGAGCTGCCGAAGGACTTCCCCGCCTTGTCGACGCTG TGCATGACTCCTCCTCAGAGCCCCGACCTCACGGAGCCGCTGACGAGAACACCGGTTCCTTCCCAAGCACCTGATGCCAAAGCAGCCGGCGCCCTGAGCCGGAGGGAGGAGCGGAGCCTGCAGGGTTTGAAGCCAGAGCTGCCGGAGCCGGCGTCTGGCGCCCCCTGCAGGGCTGTGGTGGCCAGTGCCACCCCCCACGCCCTGGGGAGTCCTGCTCCTGGCCACATTCCTGCCACCCCGACTCCAGACCACAGGGGAGGAGCAGCACCGCTTCGGGGACGCGGGGGAGCTTTGCAGGACGCGCACCTCGGAGACCCTTCCCTCACCTTGAACTCGGGGCCGTGCCCGCCTCCCTCCAAGAAGCCTGGGGCCCCGGGCCCCCCCCAccaaggccagcaggcaggtcagcCAGTTGCAGTGCCACCCTACTCACCAAAGAACTACGAAAATGACTTGCCAGGGAGCACCCCGCCTCTGACCTcggtccccgcccccagccctcccgTCCTCTGCCACATGATCCCCGTGACTGGACAACGTGGCATGTTGCCGGCGTTTTTGAAGGCCCCTCCCCCCGTGTCCGCCGGGACGGTCACACCcatcctgccccaggctgctCCAGGGCCCCCACCTGTGCTCATGGGCCCGCCGGTGCCTCAGGGCGCTGTGATGCTGGTCCTGCCCCAGGGGGCGCTCCCCCAGCCCGCCTCCTGCTCCCCGGCGGGTGTCCTGGCTGCGGGGAGTACCAGGTTGCTGCCTCTTGCCCCGGCCCCGGTGTTCCTCGCCACCAGTCACAGCGGTGCCGCTCAGGTGGACTTCTCCCGAAGGAGGAACTACGTTTGCAACTTCCCGGGCTGCCGGAAGACCTACTTCAAAAGCTCCCACCTCAAGGCTCACCTCCGCACCCACACAG GGGAGAAGCCGTTCCGCTGCAGCTGGGACGGCTGCGACAAGAAGTTCGCGCGCTCGGACGAACTGTCCCGCCACCACCGCACGCACACCGGGGAGAAGAAGTTCGCGTGCCCCGCGTGCGACCGGCGCTTCATGCGCAGCGACCACCTGACCAAGCACGCCCGGCGGCACGTGACCACCAAGAagccccctggctggcaggcagaggttggcaaactgagCAGAATCGCCTCGGCCGAGAAACCCGGGAGCCCGCTGGTGAGCAGGCCGGCCTCGGCCTGA
- the KLF11 gene encoding Krueppel-like factor 11 isoform X1 codes for MEFSLRPQSSAGRPWGRLQNVAQNAPAGTPSRWLCQLGRAVPSSQPTSRRGWSPCPFLRCDEPLWLPPLELTSSHPFPKNRAVMSGAFLRTGVFCGNALPPTPSHRNTGLKAKWPERSGGISPRSGACWEWRVVDIVDMCESILERKRRDSERSACSLLELNDIEAVEALVCMSSWGQRSQPGDPWKIRPLTPVSDSGDVTTPALVGGAAPELPKDFPALSTLCMTPPQSPDLTEPLTRTPVPSQAPDAKAAGALSRREERSLQGLKPELPEPASGAPCRAVVASATPHALGSPAPGHIPATPTPDHRGGAAPLRGRGGALQDAHLGDPSLTLNSGPCPPPSKKPGAPGPPHQGQQAGQPVAVPPYSPKNYENDLPGSTPPLTSVPAPSPPVLCHMIPVTGQRGMLPAFLKAPPPVSAGTVTPILPQAAPGPPPVLMGPPVPQGAVMLVLPQGALPQPASCSPAGVLAAGSTRLLPLAPAPVFLATSHSGAAQVDFSRRRNYVCNFPGCRKTYFKSSHLKAHLRTHTGEKPFRCSWDGCDKKFARSDELSRHHRTHTGEKKFACPACDRRFMRSDHLTKHARRHVTTKKPPGWQAEVGKLSRIASAEKPGSPLVSRPASA; via the exons ATGGAGTTCAGCCTCCGGCCCCAAAGTTCTGCTGGACGGCCGTGGGGAAGGCTCCAGAACGTGGCCCAAAATGCACCCGCAGGGACGCCCTCCCGGTGGCTTTGCCAACTCGGAAGAGCCGTGCCCTCGTCTCAGCCCACCAGCAGGCGTGGGTGGAGCCCGTGTCCCTTCCTCCGGTGTGATGAGCCGCTTTGGCTCCCACCTCTGGAGTTAACGTCTAGCCATCCGTTTCCAAAGAACAGGGCCGTCATGTCAGGAGCCTTTTTAAGAACCGGGGTTTTCTGTGGAAACGCCTTGCCCCCCACGCCCAGTCATCGGAACACGGGCCTGAAAGCAAAGTGGCCGGAACGTTCCGGTGGCATCTCTCCCCGGAGCGGAGCGTGCTGGGAGTGGCGTGTG GTCGACATCGTGGACATGTGCGAGTCCATCCTGGAGAGGAAGCGGCGTGACAGCGAGCGGTCTGCGTGCAGCCTCTTGGAGCTGAATGACATCGAAGCTGTCGAGGCTCTTGTTTGCATGAGCTCCTGGGGTCAAAGGTCCCAGCCCGGCGACCCGTGGAAGATCAGACCCCTCACGCCCGTGTCTGACTCTGGGGATGTCACCACCCCCGCGCTGGTGGGCGGAGCCGCACCCGAGCTGCCGAAGGACTTCCCCGCCTTGTCGACGCTG TGCATGACTCCTCCTCAGAGCCCCGACCTCACGGAGCCGCTGACGAGAACACCGGTTCCTTCCCAAGCACCTGATGCCAAAGCAGCCGGCGCCCTGAGCCGGAGGGAGGAGCGGAGCCTGCAGGGTTTGAAGCCAGAGCTGCCGGAGCCGGCGTCTGGCGCCCCCTGCAGGGCTGTGGTGGCCAGTGCCACCCCCCACGCCCTGGGGAGTCCTGCTCCTGGCCACATTCCTGCCACCCCGACTCCAGACCACAGGGGAGGAGCAGCACCGCTTCGGGGACGCGGGGGAGCTTTGCAGGACGCGCACCTCGGAGACCCTTCCCTCACCTTGAACTCGGGGCCGTGCCCGCCTCCCTCCAAGAAGCCTGGGGCCCCGGGCCCCCCCCAccaaggccagcaggcaggtcagcCAGTTGCAGTGCCACCCTACTCACCAAAGAACTACGAAAATGACTTGCCAGGGAGCACCCCGCCTCTGACCTcggtccccgcccccagccctcccgTCCTCTGCCACATGATCCCCGTGACTGGACAACGTGGCATGTTGCCGGCGTTTTTGAAGGCCCCTCCCCCCGTGTCCGCCGGGACGGTCACACCcatcctgccccaggctgctCCAGGGCCCCCACCTGTGCTCATGGGCCCGCCGGTGCCTCAGGGCGCTGTGATGCTGGTCCTGCCCCAGGGGGCGCTCCCCCAGCCCGCCTCCTGCTCCCCGGCGGGTGTCCTGGCTGCGGGGAGTACCAGGTTGCTGCCTCTTGCCCCGGCCCCGGTGTTCCTCGCCACCAGTCACAGCGGTGCCGCTCAGGTGGACTTCTCCCGAAGGAGGAACTACGTTTGCAACTTCCCGGGCTGCCGGAAGACCTACTTCAAAAGCTCCCACCTCAAGGCTCACCTCCGCACCCACACAG GGGAGAAGCCGTTCCGCTGCAGCTGGGACGGCTGCGACAAGAAGTTCGCGCGCTCGGACGAACTGTCCCGCCACCACCGCACGCACACCGGGGAGAAGAAGTTCGCGTGCCCCGCGTGCGACCGGCGCTTCATGCGCAGCGACCACCTGACCAAGCACGCCCGGCGGCACGTGACCACCAAGAagccccctggctggcaggcagaggttggcaaactgagCAGAATCGCCTCGGCCGAGAAACCCGGGAGCCCGCTGGTGAGCAGGCCGGCCTCGGCCTGA
- the KLF11 gene encoding Krueppel-like factor 11 isoform X3 yields the protein MRARQVDIVDMCESILERKRRDSERSACSLLELNDIEAVEALVCMSSWGQRSQPGDPWKIRPLTPVSDSGDVTTPALVGGAAPELPKDFPALSTLCMTPPQSPDLTEPLTRTPVPSQAPDAKAAGALSRREERSLQGLKPELPEPASGAPCRAVVASATPHALGSPAPGHIPATPTPDHRGGAAPLRGRGGALQDAHLGDPSLTLNSGPCPPPSKKPGAPGPPHQGQQAGQPVAVPPYSPKNYENDLPGSTPPLTSVPAPSPPVLCHMIPVTGQRGMLPAFLKAPPPVSAGTVTPILPQAAPGPPPVLMGPPVPQGAVMLVLPQGALPQPASCSPAGVLAAGSTRLLPLAPAPVFLATSHSGAAQVDFSRRRNYVCNFPGCRKTYFKSSHLKAHLRTHTGEKPFRCSWDGCDKKFARSDELSRHHRTHTGEKKFACPACDRRFMRSDHLTKHARRHVTTKKPPGWQAEVGKLSRIASAEKPGSPLVSRPASA from the exons ATGCGGGCACGCCAG GTCGACATCGTGGACATGTGCGAGTCCATCCTGGAGAGGAAGCGGCGTGACAGCGAGCGGTCTGCGTGCAGCCTCTTGGAGCTGAATGACATCGAAGCTGTCGAGGCTCTTGTTTGCATGAGCTCCTGGGGTCAAAGGTCCCAGCCCGGCGACCCGTGGAAGATCAGACCCCTCACGCCCGTGTCTGACTCTGGGGATGTCACCACCCCCGCGCTGGTGGGCGGAGCCGCACCCGAGCTGCCGAAGGACTTCCCCGCCTTGTCGACGCTG TGCATGACTCCTCCTCAGAGCCCCGACCTCACGGAGCCGCTGACGAGAACACCGGTTCCTTCCCAAGCACCTGATGCCAAAGCAGCCGGCGCCCTGAGCCGGAGGGAGGAGCGGAGCCTGCAGGGTTTGAAGCCAGAGCTGCCGGAGCCGGCGTCTGGCGCCCCCTGCAGGGCTGTGGTGGCCAGTGCCACCCCCCACGCCCTGGGGAGTCCTGCTCCTGGCCACATTCCTGCCACCCCGACTCCAGACCACAGGGGAGGAGCAGCACCGCTTCGGGGACGCGGGGGAGCTTTGCAGGACGCGCACCTCGGAGACCCTTCCCTCACCTTGAACTCGGGGCCGTGCCCGCCTCCCTCCAAGAAGCCTGGGGCCCCGGGCCCCCCCCAccaaggccagcaggcaggtcagcCAGTTGCAGTGCCACCCTACTCACCAAAGAACTACGAAAATGACTTGCCAGGGAGCACCCCGCCTCTGACCTcggtccccgcccccagccctcccgTCCTCTGCCACATGATCCCCGTGACTGGACAACGTGGCATGTTGCCGGCGTTTTTGAAGGCCCCTCCCCCCGTGTCCGCCGGGACGGTCACACCcatcctgccccaggctgctCCAGGGCCCCCACCTGTGCTCATGGGCCCGCCGGTGCCTCAGGGCGCTGTGATGCTGGTCCTGCCCCAGGGGGCGCTCCCCCAGCCCGCCTCCTGCTCCCCGGCGGGTGTCCTGGCTGCGGGGAGTACCAGGTTGCTGCCTCTTGCCCCGGCCCCGGTGTTCCTCGCCACCAGTCACAGCGGTGCCGCTCAGGTGGACTTCTCCCGAAGGAGGAACTACGTTTGCAACTTCCCGGGCTGCCGGAAGACCTACTTCAAAAGCTCCCACCTCAAGGCTCACCTCCGCACCCACACAG GGGAGAAGCCGTTCCGCTGCAGCTGGGACGGCTGCGACAAGAAGTTCGCGCGCTCGGACGAACTGTCCCGCCACCACCGCACGCACACCGGGGAGAAGAAGTTCGCGTGCCCCGCGTGCGACCGGCGCTTCATGCGCAGCGACCACCTGACCAAGCACGCCCGGCGGCACGTGACCACCAAGAagccccctggctggcaggcagaggttggcaaactgagCAGAATCGCCTCGGCCGAGAAACCCGGGAGCCCGCTGGTGAGCAGGCCGGCCTCGGCCTGA